In one Perca fluviatilis chromosome 7, GENO_Pfluv_1.0, whole genome shotgun sequence genomic region, the following are encoded:
- the lratd2b gene encoding protein LRATD2 has protein sequence MGNQVEKLTHLNYAEVPTADPNGFDPDDDGPRIGVSYIFSNNDDDDEQDEHLDRFSSDKQRVANHEEKPYDPEDELECAIYYREECVYETNRGAAAHSAESLLNKCRPGDLLQFVATGQYPHWAVYVGDFQVVHLHRAEIKNNFLTDVSQGKKGRIVNGLYRYRALPPEVIVRNALDHVGSRDRELYWRNSECFAAWCRFGKREFKIGGEIRIGKQPYKLKLLFSEKKSHVLEFQSLEDVIMEKRRNDQIGKDAVTQELANHLNATNEIKEEHFVN, from the coding sequence ATGGGGAACCAGGTGGAGAAACTTACGCATTTAAATTACGCAGAGGTGCCAACGGCGGACCCGAATGGGTTCGACCCGGACGACGACGGACCGCGGATCGGCGTCTCTTACATTTTCTCCAAcaacgacgacgacgacgagcAGGACGAACATTTGGACCGCTTTTCGTCGGACAAGCAACGCGTGGCGAACCATGAGGAGAAGCCCTACGACCCCGAGGACGAGCTGGAGTGTGCGATTTACTACCGAGAGGAGTGCGTCTACGAGACAAACCGCGGAGCCGCGGCTCACTCTGCGGAAAGTCTCCTGAACAAGTGCAGACCGGGAGACCTCCTGCAGTTTGTGGCAACTGGACAGTATCCTCACTGGGCTGTCTACGTCGGGGACTTCCAGGTGGTTCATTTGCACAGGGCTGAGATAAAGAACAACTTTCTCACCGATGTGAGCCAGGGCAAAAAAGGCAGGATAGTGAACGGCCTCTACAGGTACCGTGCGCTCCCGCCGGAGGTGATCGTGCGCAACGCCCTGGACCACGTTGGCtcgagagacagagagctgtACTGGAGAAACTCTGAGTGCTTTGCTGCCTGGTGCCGCTTTGGCAAACGGGAGTTTAAAATCGGAGGGGAGATAAGGATAGGAAAGCAGCCGTACAAGTTAAAATTACTCTTTTCAGAAAAGAAGAGTCACGTCCTGGAGTTTCAGAGCCTGGAGGACGTGATCATGGAAAAAAGGAGGAACGATCAGATCGGCAAAGATGCTGTGACGCAAGAGCTGGCCAACCACCTGAACGCAACAAATGAAATCAAAGAGGAGCATTTCGTCAACTGA
- the nsmce2 gene encoding E3 SUMO-protein ligase NSE2 isoform X1: MSLSAVHGTLSSLRSCQTDIGTGMDIVSDVAMDLVETQGQDGEVNPGIKEMEAMILECAKLDREINYFVDIVQQVTAENTTQQPEAMFSLSAKVKEKFTEKINGLSDADLQNHQKVVAFKDIIKNSLNQANQESAENTEELDEDIAVTQSQVNFTCPLTQVEMVNPMKNKNCNHHYDEAAILGLIKARHSQKKKCRCPVVGCGNTDVKQSDLIQDAMLRRKIQNQKRNNNRT, translated from the exons ATGTCTCTTAGCGCTGTTCACGGAACACTGTCGAGCCTGCGGTCATGTCAGACAGACATCGGGACGGGAATGGACATAGTGTCAGATGTGGCTATGGACCTGGTGGAAACTCAGGGTCAGG ATGGAGAGGTGAACCCTGGCATCAAAGAGATGGAGGCCATGATCCTGGAGTGTGCCAAGCTGGACAGAGAGATTAACTACTTTGTTGACATTGTGCAACAAGTCACAGCAGAG AATACCACGCAGCAGCCAGAGGCCATGTTCAGCCTGTCTGCCAAAGTGAAGGAGAAGTTCACAGAGAAAATAAACGGGCTCTCTGACGCTGATCTGCAGAATCACCAGAAAGTAGTGGCCTTCAAGGACATCATCAAGAACTCTCTCAACCAAG cCAACCAAGAGTCAGCAGAGAACACGGAGGAGCTCGATGAAGACATTGCAGTTACACAGAGCCAAGTCAACTTCACCTGCCCACTCACACAG GTGGAAATGGTGAACCCGATGAAGAACAAGAATTGTAACCACCACTATGATGAAGCAGCCATACTGGGCCTGATCAAAGCGAGACACAGCCAGAAAAAGAAATGCCG CTGTCCTGTGGTGGGCTGTGGGAATACAGATGTGAAACAGTCAGATCTGATTCAGGACGCAATGCTGAGAAGAAAGATCCAGAACCAAAAGAGAAACAACAACCGGacatag
- the nsmce2 gene encoding E3 SUMO-protein ligase NSE2 isoform X2 produces MSLSAVHGTLSSLRSCQTDIGTGMDIVSDVAMDLVETQDGEVNPGIKEMEAMILECAKLDREINYFVDIVQQVTAENTTQQPEAMFSLSAKVKEKFTEKINGLSDADLQNHQKVVAFKDIIKNSLNQANQESAENTEELDEDIAVTQSQVNFTCPLTQVEMVNPMKNKNCNHHYDEAAILGLIKARHSQKKKCRCPVVGCGNTDVKQSDLIQDAMLRRKIQNQKRNNNRT; encoded by the exons ATGTCTCTTAGCGCTGTTCACGGAACACTGTCGAGCCTGCGGTCATGTCAGACAGACATCGGGACGGGAATGGACATAGTGTCAGATGTGGCTATGGACCTGGTGGAAACTCAGG ATGGAGAGGTGAACCCTGGCATCAAAGAGATGGAGGCCATGATCCTGGAGTGTGCCAAGCTGGACAGAGAGATTAACTACTTTGTTGACATTGTGCAACAAGTCACAGCAGAG AATACCACGCAGCAGCCAGAGGCCATGTTCAGCCTGTCTGCCAAAGTGAAGGAGAAGTTCACAGAGAAAATAAACGGGCTCTCTGACGCTGATCTGCAGAATCACCAGAAAGTAGTGGCCTTCAAGGACATCATCAAGAACTCTCTCAACCAAG cCAACCAAGAGTCAGCAGAGAACACGGAGGAGCTCGATGAAGACATTGCAGTTACACAGAGCCAAGTCAACTTCACCTGCCCACTCACACAG GTGGAAATGGTGAACCCGATGAAGAACAAGAATTGTAACCACCACTATGATGAAGCAGCCATACTGGGCCTGATCAAAGCGAGACACAGCCAGAAAAAGAAATGCCG CTGTCCTGTGGTGGGCTGTGGGAATACAGATGTGAAACAGTCAGATCTGATTCAGGACGCAATGCTGAGAAGAAAGATCCAGAACCAAAAGAGAAACAACAACCGGacatag
- the washc5 gene encoding WASH complex subunit 5: MVDFLAENNLCGQAILRIVSRGNAIIAELLRLSDFIPAVFRLKDKSEQQKYGDIICDFSYFKGPEYYEGKLEAKPELQDLDEEFRENNIEILSRFYLAFESVHKYIVDLNRYLDDLNEGVYIQQTLETVLLNEDGKQLLCEALYLYGVMLLVIDQKIEGEVRERMLVSYYRYSAARSSADSNLDDICKLLRSTGYSSQPGAKRPANYPESYFQRVPISAPFISMVHGRLRSDDIYNQVSAYPLPEHRSTALANQAAMLYVCLYFSPSILHTQQAKMREIVDKYFPDNWVISIYMGITVNLVEAWEPYKAAKTALNYTLDSANIKEQATRYAARTESLRPQVQQLLKEGFLREEIILDNIPKLLNCLRDCNVAIRWLMLHSAESAYDPNNKRLRQIKDQVLSDSKYNPKILFQLLLDTAQFEFTLKEMFKQMLSEKQIKWESFKKEGSERMTELAEVFSGVKPLTRVEKNENLQAWFREISKQIESLNYEDSTAAGRKTVQLIQALVEVQEFHQLESNLQVCQFLADTRKFLHQMIRTINIKEEVLITMQIVGDLSYAWQIIDSFTLMMQESIRVNPSMVTKLRATFLKLASALDLPLLRINQANSADLLSVSQFYSGELVAYVRKVLQIIPESMFTSLAKIIKLQIHDIMEVPTRLDKDKLKDYSQLGARYEVAKLTHDISIFTEGILMMKTTLVGIIKVDPKQLLEDGIRKELVKRVAYALHKGLIFNPKAKPSELMPKLKEMAATMDGFYRSFEYIQDYVSIYGLKIWQEEVSRIINYNVEQECNSFLRAKIQDWQSVHQSTHIPIPKFPSVDESATFIGRLCREILRITDPKVTCYIDQLNTWYDLRSHQEVTNNRLFSEIQNTLGTFGLNGLDRLLCFMIVKELQNFLILIQRTILKDKAVVDVFKAMLGAVNPVQGIVGNASKVYANAVAKTQKMWGAYLEAIMKVGQMQILRQQIANELNYSCKFDSKHLGAALENINKSLLADIEAHYQDPSLPYPKEDNPLLYDITAYLEAAGIHNPLNKIYITTKRLPYFPIINFLFIIAQLPKLQYNKNQGMTCRKATDPVDWPPLVLGVLTLLKQFHSRYTQQFLALIGQFIRSIMEQCTSQKIPDMPSDVVGALMFLEDYVKFTKLSRKVAEAHVPSFIFDEFRTIM, translated from the exons ATGGTGGACTTCCTGGCGGAGAACAACCTGTGTGGCCAGGCCATCCTCAGGATAGTTTCTAGAGGAAATGCCATCATTGCAGAGCTCTTGCGCCTCTCTGACTTCATCCCTGCAGTTTTCAGGCTCAAGGACAAAAGCGAGCAGCAGAAATACGGAGACATTATTTGTGACTTCAGCTACTTTAAG GGTCCAGAGTATTACGAGGGGAAGCTGGAAGCCAAACCTGAGCTTCAAGACCTGGATGAAGAGTTTCGAGAGAACAACATTGAGATTCTGTCGAGGTTCTATCTGGCATTTGAGAGTGTCCACAAATATATAGTGGATCTTAACAG aTATTTGGATGACCTAAACGAGGGTGTTTATATTCAGCAGACTCTGGAGACAGTGCTTCTAAATGAGGATGGGAAACAGCTTTTA TGCGAGGCTCTCTACCTTTATGGAGTCATGTTGCTGGTTATTGACCAAAAGATTGAAGGGGAGGTCAGAGAGAGGATGCTGGTTTCCTACTATAGATACAG TGCTGCCCGTTCATCAGCCGACTCCAACCTGGATGACATCTGCAAGCTCCTGCGCAGTACGGGCTACTCCAGTCAGCCAGGAGCCAAACGGCCAGCCAACTACCCAGAGAGCTACTTCCAGAGAGTTCCCATCAGTGCCCCCTTTATCAGCATGGTTCATGGCAGGCTGCGCTCGGACGACATATACAACCAG GTGTCTGCATACCCTCTACCAGAGCATCGTAGCACAGCGCTGGCTAACCAGGCAGCCATGCTGTATGTCTGCCTCTACTTCAGCCCATCTATACTGCACACCCAGCAGGCCAAGATGAGGGAGATAGTGGACAAGTACTTCCCTGACAACTGG gttaTCAGTATCTACATGGGGATTACCGTGAACCTGGTGGAGGCCTGGGAACCATACAAAGCTGCCAAGACTGCACTCAACTACACCCTTGACTCTGCTAACATCAAAGAGCAg GCCACGCGATACGCAGCTAGAACGGAGAGCCTGAGGCCTCAGGTGCAGCAGCTGCTAAAAGAAGGTTTCCTCAGGGAGGAGATCATCCTGGACAACATTCCCAAACTACTCAACTGTCTGAGGGACTGCAATGTTGCTATCCGCTGGCTGATGCTGCACTCCGCAGAGTCAG CCTACGATCCAAACAACAAGCGACTGCGTCAGATCAAAGACCAAGTTCTCAGCGACTCCAAGTACAACCCCAAGATCCTGTTCCAGCTGCTGCTAGACACTGCTCAGTTTGAGTTCACACTCAAAGAG ATGTTCAAGCAGATGCTGTCAGAGAAGCAGATCAAATGGGAGAGCTTTAAGAAGGAGGGATCAGAGAGAATGACTGAGTTGGCCGAAGTCTTCTCTGGCGTCAAACCTCTTACCAGGGTGGAGAAAAATG AGAACTTACAGGCCTGGTTCCGAGAAATCTCAAAGCAGATTGAGTCTTTGAACTATGAGGACTCCACAGCTGCTGGGAGGAAGACAGTTCAGCTCATACAGGCTCTTGTTGAG GTCCAGGAGTTTCACCAGTTGGAGTCTAACCTACAGGTCTGCCAGTTCCTGGCTGACACCAGGAAGTTTCTGCACCAAATGATCCGCACCATCAACATCAAAGAAGAAGTCCTCATTACTATGCAGATAGTTGGAGACCTGTCGTACGCATGGCAGATCATTGACAG CTTCACATTAATGATGCAGGAGAGCATCCGAGTCAACCCATCCATGGTCACCAAACTGAGAGCTACATTTCTGAAG CTGGCATCTGCGTTGGACCTTCCGTTGCTGCGAATCAACCAGGCCAACAGCGCGGACCTGCTGAGTGTTTCACAGTTCTACTCTGGAGAGTTGGTGGCTTATGTCAGAAAG GTGCTGCAGATCATCCCAGAGAGTATGTTCACCTCTCTGGCCAAGATCATCAAGCTTCAGATCCATGACATCATGGAGGTGCCCACGCGGCTAGATAAGGACAAGCTAAAGGACTACTCCCAGCTCGGGGCTCGCTATGAA GTGGCTAAACTCACCCATGACATCTCCATTTTCACTGAGGGGATCCTGATGATGAAGACCACTCTTGTTGGGATCATTAAG GTGGATCCTAAGCAGCTTCTGGAGGATGGCATCAGGAAGGAGCTGGTGAAGAGGGTGGCTTATGCTCTGCACAAGGGATTGATCTTCAACCCCAAGGCTAAG CCTAGTGAGCTGATGCCCAAGTTGAAGGAGATGGCGGCCACCATGGATGGGTTCTACAGGTCCTTTGAGTACATCCAGGACTACGTCAGCATTTACGGCCTTAAAATCTGGCAGGAGGAGGTGTCCCGTATCATCAACTACAATGTGGAACAGGAATGCAACAGCTTCCTCAGGGCCAAG atccaggactggcAGAGTGTGCACCAGTCCACCCACATCCCCATCCCAAAGTTTCCCTCTGTGGATGAGTCTGCCACCTTCATCGGGCGTCTCTGCAGAGAGATCCTCCGGATCACTGATCCCAA GGTAACGTGCTACATCGACCAGTTAAACACCTGGTATGACCTGAGGAGCCACCAGGAGGTTACCAACAACAGGCTGTTCTCTGAGATCCAGAACACCCTGGGTACATTTGGCCTCAATGGACTAGACCGCCTGCTCTGCTTCATGATTGTCAAGGAACTTCAG AACTTCCTGATATTGATTCAGAGGACCATCCTGAAGGACAAAGCTGTGGTGGATGTTTTCAAAGCCATGCTCGGGGCTGTCAACCCAGTCCAGGGTATTGTGG GTAATGCCAGCAAAGTGTACGCAAATGCTGTGGCCAAAACCCAGAAGATGTGGGGTGCATACCTGGAGGCCATCATGAAG GTTGGTCAGATGCAGATTCTCAGACAGCAGATTGCTAATGAGCTGAACTACTCCTGCAAGTTTGACTCCAAACACCTGGGTGCTGCCCTAGAAAACATCAACAA GTCTCTGCTGGCAGACATTGAAGCTCACTACCAGGATCCATCCCTACCCTACCCTAAAGAGGACAACCCTCTTTTGTATGATATCACTGCCTACCTGGAGGCTGCCGGCATTCACAACCCACTCAACAAG ATCTACATCACCACAAAGCGCCTACCTTACTTCCCCATCATCAACTTCCTGTTTATTATCGCTCAGCTGCCCAAACTTCAGTACAACAAAAACcaag GAATGACCTGCAGGAAAGCCACAGATCCAGTTGACTGGCCTCCGCTAGTGCTCGGCGTGCTCACCCTGCTCAAGCAGTTTCACTCAAGATACACACAACAGTTCTTGGCTCTCATTGGTCAGTTCATCCGCTCTATCATGGAGCAGTGCACAAG TCAGAAGATCCCTGACATGCCTTCTGATGTGGTGGGAGCTCTGATGTTCCTGGAAGACTATGTGAAGTTCACAAAACTATCACGCAAG GTGGCAGAAGCCCATGTGCCCAGTTTCATTTTTGATGAGTTCAGAACAATAATGTGA